GAGCCCTGAGAGCCCAACCCTCATTCCAAACCTGCTTCCCATTCCAGGCACCACATTCCCACTTTTCATGGATGCTGGGAACATTCATCCAGCTCCAGTCCCATTTCTTGCAGTTaattcctccttccttctcctcccagattgattttccagctctctctgAGCACTCACTGATATCCAGccccagggaagggagcagcatTCCCATTCCATGGagatgtttattatttattcctCTTTAAGGCTCGTTAGATTAATCCATTTTAAATTACCACATGCTGCCAGGCACAATTATTGGAATTTATTGGGATCATTCCGGTGTTTTATTTCCCTCGGATGTGAGCTGGGGTTGCTTTTCCTGCActcccagggagctggagcagcatttccttctccagaggGAACAACCTCCAGGAAACactaattcccttttttttctcttccagaggaatcacagaatcatggaatatttgGGATCTCAGAGCCCATTCCCTGTGCAGGGAaccttccccatcccagtgtgctccaagcctcatccaccctggccttggacaattccagggatttccagctcctctgggcaagGACAGAATTCCTGCCTCTATTCCCGAGCTGgggagaaattttattttattattttttttgcttatccaaagtgctgctgcagggggaaaGAGGCAGAGGCTGCTTTGAATCCCCCAGGATTCTCCCTCCCCAAACCCTGCAAAGGCTTTGGAAGTGTGGAGTTTAATCAGGAAACACAGCcacaaattaaagaaaaatcaactttttaacagaggaacaaaaaaggGGCTCTTTGGGGTAAAACAAATGATTCTCTAGCAAAGGAGGCAGTGGGGAGCTTTGGATGCCACTGGGATTAATTCAGAGTTTTATCCCAATTATAAAAATCTCCCTCAGCAAGTcaggaaatggaattttgtCTCCTCTAGGAGCAGCCTCAGTTCCAGCCTTTCTCTGTGAGGTTCCAGCTCTGGAGTTTGGGAACAATTGAACAGAATTATCTCTGGGATGTGGATGCTGTGCTTTTCAAATCAGGCCTTGCTGTACCAGCTATAACCAAAGAACTCCAGATATTTAAccaaatattcccatttttctgcCCTTTAGAGACCTCcccattccctctccttccaTCAGCAGAGGGGGAAGCTCTGGAGTCACCAGGGGAATCTCCCAACAAAACAATTCAACTTTAACCCAAGCAGTTCCCCACGGCTCCCTGAGCTTTAACAAGTTTGTGCTGCTGGGAATGGAAACATTTCACTCCCATGGATAAAGAGATTTCCAGCCCAGCTTCCCAAGGACACCCCAAAAACTTCTGCATCTGCTGCAGGTCCAGTCCCTGTGGTGAAATAACCAAAAACCAGGAGAAACCAAAATTCCAGAGCCACAGGATGGAATTCCTCACACTCCTCAAGCCTCAGACTTCCCTGGAAATCCAAATCTCCAttttcagctcctgcttttcccctctgGGATATCTGAGCCAGCAAATACAAACCCTACCCAGTATTCCTGACACTACACTGAGGCCTTGTAATGACCAAAAaccagaaggaaacaaaatcccAGCAGTGTGGAACCATAGGATGGAATTCCTCATGCTCCTCAAACCTCAGACTTCCCTGGAAATCCAAATCTCAATTTTCAGCTCCTgcattttcccctctggaatGTCCCACCACAACCCTACCCAATATCCTGACACCCAGCACACTGAGGCTTTGTGTTTACCCTGAAATGATCAAAAaccagaaggaaacaaaatcccAGCAGTGTGGAACCAAAGGATGGAATTCCTCACACTCCCCAAGCCTCAGACTCCCCTGGAAATCCAAATCTTCACTTTCAGCtcctgtttttccctgtggGCTCTTTGTCCCAGCCCATATCCAACACTGCTGACCCCTGGcactttgtttattttaaacacattttctatAAACTCCCTGAGCTGATACACTTGGAGGCCTGCAAATAAACGAGCTCATTAAACAGCACTGGCACTTAGCAGGATCTCTGGTGGccaatcccagctccagcagggctggaatttATAACTTTGATCCCCATTTAACCTGCTCATAACCATCAATCTCGGATTTTTATTGTCCTGTTCTGCGGCCTGAGCAGAAAACCTGCTCCAATTAGGGCCCCCTCCATGAGTGACTCAcaaataaatactgattttaacACCCCCAACACAATTCCCGGGATCCAGCTCTTATTTAAGCACTGCTGGAGCTTGGGAAGGGGTTTGTGATGCCCAAAGCAGCCCCAGAGGGCTggggaacagcaggagctgctctgggacagcGCAGATGTCACCAGGAGGCTCCAGAGGGTGGCCCAGCATTCCCTGGAATGTTCCAGAACTCACCTGGAAAACGCTGGGAGATCCCATTAGGCTGCACTTGGCTCCAGGTCCTCgttcagcagcagcctgggatgggatggggatggggatggggatggggatgggaatgggatgggatgagatggggatgggaatggggatgagATGGGGATGAGATGGGGATGAGATGGGGATGAGATGgggatgagatgggatggggatgggatggggatgatgcatggagcagggcaggctgccaggaaaaagaaatcagaaattaacACCTAATGATGCCAAGCTGCTGTTAAttcacccccagccccaggagctgctgaaggaataacaggaaaaacaggaataaagaatttcctctggatcccagcccagctcagagctggaatCTGCACCCACAGATCCCTTTCTGTGAGGCTCTCCTGGGAAGGATCATCATTAACCCTGGAGATGGGTCAGGGTTAATTAAGGGGAATTATCCTGGTCACTTCAAGCCTGCCCCAGTTTTCTCCCCACATTCCTGCCAGAGCCAAGGGAGAGGCTCCAGGACATGGAaatctgctgctcccagctttgGACAGGATTTGCTGCCACATTTTACTGCCCAAGAGTTCACTAAACAGAGAGATATCTGTAGGGGAAAACTCGTTTTGTCTTCACCTACCACCTCTGTTTccctggaaaaacaaatcctggaatatcctgagctggaagggacccacagggatcatcaaagtccaactccaggccctgcacaggacatcccaacATTCCCACCTGTGCCTGAAAACATTATCCAAAtattcctggagctctggaagccttgggaccattccctggggagcctgggaaAGAGCAGAACAAGGAATATTCCCtgtcaggaaaagctgaaatgagCTTTCCATGCTGTGGTTTTACATCAACATTCCCACAAATTCCAGAGGATTCTGACCACGTGGAAAGTTTAGTGGAGAcacatccctggaattgttcaaaaAACATGGAAGTTTTCCACCTCGAGACAGAaaatcactgaggctggaaaagttccagcccagagccctgagtgccatatccaggaattccttggacacctccagggatgggcactccaaacctccctgggcagccccttccaaggCTTcaccaccctttccatggagaaattcctgctgattccaacctgagcctcccctgggaTCCAGAACCTGATGGAGAACACCAAGACTTCACCCACCTCAGAAGTAATTCAATCAAAGAGAACTGAGGGGTTGAGGTGCTTTTCCCATGGAATTCCATGGGATTCCGTGGAATCACAGatgggtttgggctggaaggaccttaaagaccaccctgccctgggtggggacaccttcccccatcccaggctgctccagacCCCGtccatccctgtgccaggagcagggctggaaatcaGGCACCAAAACCAACCCTGGCAGCCTGGAGGGTTTCAATCCCAATTATCCAACATTCCCGAGGCAGTGCTGACCTCTAGTGAGAGATCCCTGGAAAAGGGAGGATTTCTTGGGAGaaagctccttcccagctgttCCCGATTTCAGCTTCTGAAGGGCTCCTCAGGCACCTGGGGCAGGAGCACAAAGAACATCCTGGGGAAATCGGTCCAATGAATTCCTCTTTTGGAGGTGTTTTTCATCAGTGAGGGTTAAAGCTCAGagagaggggctgcagctcccagggggaTTTGTCTCCTTTGCAGAAGCCCCCCAGGACTGGAGAAGGATCCTGAAGGCTGCAGGGAATTCACAAACTGGAACTAAAgctcaggaaaacaggagctgcaggcttgGATCACACATGGAGTGTCAGCCCAGAGGGAACAGCAGAGGAGCTTCTCCAAACAAAATGTGCCAGAGCtcaggagaagcagaagagcaAAATCCAATTTAATTCTCTCCCTCCCCAAGAAAAAAACTCAacccagcagtgggagcagcttTGCCTTTGGATCCTCCAAGGGAAACTTCCCCCAAACTCTCCCCCCTGATCAGGGAAAAAACTGCCCCaacaacccccaaaacaacTCCAGAGCCCCCAACAGCCACAAGCACCAGTGTCCATGGCAaggttttatttccaaacaCCCCAAATCCACAAGAGCACGAGGAAACCTCCCAGGCAAGCTCAGAgctccagggaggagcaggaaaaagcagcagagctcagggagctgccaagctgctgctctgggttcCCACATGGTCCTTCAGAAGCCACAACCTTCACCCAAAATTTCCTTCAGGAAGGTGAGAATTTTCCAAGGATACCAAAGAAATCTCCACTGCAGAAAGCCTCCTTTAAAACCAACTTTAATAGTGTGAGttctgctgaaattaaaaatattaagaatgtTCTACATGAAATGCAACATCTTTATTCTAACAaactcctctctctgctgccaaGGACGCTCCAAAGGCTCCTGAgctttccctgttccctggagCCATCCCAGGAATATTCCTGGGGCTCCACAAACCTCCTGCCCTTTAAAGCAGGATCAGCTCAGTTCAGGGATAATTTACCCAATTACCTCGAGGAGTAATTAACCAAAGCAAAATTGActctgcaggagctctgggaacTCCCTGCTCAGCACGGAGCCTCCCATCAAGTGATGGGAAAATGAGGAGTTCCACCATGGAATTCAAGGCTTTGCCCTCTGCAAGCAAAATTCAGTTCttgctttaattctttttatagttttttaGGCACTAACTCTTAAAAATGAATCAGTTTTCACATTATTCAGGCTTGGAGAGGTTATTGCTGTTCCTGAGCTGGGATAAATTCCAGGGTGAGCACGTCTGGAAGCGGAGATTCCTCTGAAATATTCCCTTGGCAGCTTTTCCTCAcctttttctcccagaaaaaggaaagagaggaaggaaggtgTCCaagaggagaggctgggaaagcCCCACCTCCATCCAGGCTCATCCCAGCAATTCCACGATGGAATTTTCCCCTTTCACAGCTGGAGATCAAACCCTGGCCCTGCCTCAGCTACTCACGGAGAACTcgaggcaggaggcagcagcaggcaccCAGAGCTTCCACCAGAGCCACAATTCCAGCAGGATCCCTGGACTGCCCAGGAAGGAGGAGTTTTAGGCAATATTTTAAATCTAGGAGCTAGGCTTGCAGCAAAGCACGGAGcatctgctggggctgggctctgtgtCCCAGGAAATTCAGTGTATTCCTGCTGTTCACAGGGCCAAGCTGCTATTTCAGCACACTTCTGTGGGCCAGGGTGGAGAAACAGGAGGAGTaatgagctgggagctgcaaaaaaaaataaaatcaagacaTTCCTCAACCTCtgagctgggccagcctttGATTCCTTTCCTTCATTAGGTTTTTAATTACTGGGAGATTTCTTTCTGAGAACAAATCCCAGGAATTTCACTCAGAGGTGGAGTTGCTGGCTGTTAAAAACAGCCAAATTCTAATAAGCCCCTCGTTATTCTGGTTTTTAATTGTCCATGAACCCCTGTTAGTGATACCTGAGCTCCAAGTTTGGACAGGTATTTATTCCTGAAACTAAAGGCATCAGCTTTTGGCAGCAATTTTGTCAAATCATCTTCGTTCTGCCTTCTGAGCCTCTCCTGCTCTTCTgctctgcaaaagaaaagtgGCAAAAGATGTTTGCCCTGAGGGAAAACCCTGCCAAGCAGGGAATGGTTGTTGTTTCAgcattatttcatattttaatatcGTTATTGTTGTTTTAATGCCTAGGAAATGTTCTGAGGTATTGGGTGAACCACCCTGAGATGTGCAGGGATCAATAATTCAGTGTAAAGAAAGAGAGAGGCTGATTTCTGCAGGttccttttatttcattccaAGATTTCCGTAGAAAGAGAAACCTTTTGGCTTTTCCCAGATTACAAAGTGCTCAGGGGAGCTTCTGGAACAATCTTCTATCTATTAAACAAACTTTCATCCCTTAAAACAAACATTACAATACAAAGAGAATTGAGAAGGCAATAAAAGACTGCTCAGCAGCCtcagaattcagaaaattattaaaaaaaaaaccaaaacaaaagtcCATTGGAGCATCTGTGGCTCTTTTTGCAGTGATGAAAGGAAACCCAAAGCTGTAAACACATTTCCAAAGTGGTTTTTGCACGAGgacagagagctgggagagctctggctGGGAACACAAAGCTGCacctgggagctctgggggtTTGTGGggtggcagagctcagccagggcCCTCAGCCAAACCAAGGGATTTTGGAATTGTTTAAACaaaaagcaggagctgaggcagcGCTGGAAGGCCCCGGTGAGCGGATcctccagggaagggcaggaacTGCAGCTCCGGGAGgagccagagctcagctcaggctCTGCCACTCACTCAGCTCtcctttctgaaacaaatgGGACAGTTACTGCAGGGCAtcccaaataaaacagaatCCATGGAACTGGGACAGTTACTGCAGGCAGggcatcccaaatcccacacaATCCATGGAATTGGGACAGTTACTGCAGGCAGGGAatcccaaataaaacaaaatccatgGAATTGGGACAGTTACTGCAGGCAGGGAAtcccaaataaaacagaatCCATGGAACTGGGACAGTTACTGCAGACAGgacatcccaaatcccacagaacCCCTGGAATTGGGATAGTGCCAGGAAAGGACAGCTGGATAAAGCTACCTCAAATATTGATTCACAGGAGGCAGGGATATGAAATCCTAAACCAGActggtaagaaaataaatccaataTAAATCAGACTGGAGGAATGATCTCCTTAATCCCTTCAGGACAAACATTTCCCGAGGACTCTGACATTTCCTGGCTCTGTACTTACtcagaagcagctgctttttgcaGTTTTGCCCTTTTCTTTGCAGACCAGTTGAGATCACCACCTGTAACAGCAGCAATGTGCACTCTGAGACCTTTAAAACTGGGATTGTTTTTGCCTTTGGTATCAAAGCTCCCCCCAGGAGTTCTCAGAGCACTGAGAAATCAGAGGAGTGATTTTACAGAAGTAGAAATTGAGGTAAAGAGAAGCTGCAAAGACTCACCTGTGAGGTGATTCACAAAgtacagcagcaccacagctaTCAGTGACACTGCAAAAGGAAAGGGACAAGAAATGAACAGCTTGAACCCACAACCAAGATTTTCACGGTAACTCAGAggggttttctggttttggaaatctccctgtgctcacagcacGTGGtcattcagaaattattttcattctaaattTGCAATTTATACTTGAAAAGCATTATTTGTCTACTTTCACTCccttttttaaacactgaaactCTTCACACTTCAGGCAAACCCCAAGCACTCCACTGGCTGTGAGttcatcccagcactgccccagctgACACCTCTAGAAGAggaattgtttctgttttccaggaaatatGAACCCCAAAAGCCCAGTGGAGCTTCCTGAGGCCATTCCCAGGGTGTCCCACACTCACAGCAAACACAGGCACTGAAGAAGACCTCGAGGAACAGGTATCCCCTGGTGTCCAGGATCATTCCAGCTGCTATGGCAATCACTGCCAGGCCCAGGTTCTGGATGGACTGCatgctgggacacagcaggaacACCACTCAGTTCTTCTCTCAGCGAAATGGATTCAGATTTGCTCAGGAAAAGCTCCCCAGTGCCCCTGGAGCTCATGAGAGATGCTCATTCCCCATGTCTTGGGACATGGCAGAGTCAGGGCTCAGTTGCTTTGCAGAAGTtcctgtgcctgtccccagcctcaGGCTctgcccaaatcccatcccCAAAGCAGGCAGGGATTCCTGCTCCAgacctggaggagctggcaaCCAGGAATGGGTTGGATCTGCTCAGGTGCAGTGGCTCAAGAGTGTCAGGAgtcagggaatggtttgggatgggagggacCGTAAAGCTCACCCAGCCccaaggcagggacacctcccactgcccctggctgctcccagcactgccagggatgctctgggaatcccatcccagcccctcctcagcCTCACAGGGAGCAATCCCTTCCCAATGTCCCAAGTAAATCTCTTCTCCTTTATTtcaaaccattcccccttgGCCAAggttcctctccagctctcctgcaatCTCCCTGCACTGGAATCCAtccagcccctcccagccaggaattccttcccaagatcccagccagccctgccattccctgggtcctgcccctccatcccttgtccccatTCACCTGGGACAATCCCAgcccacccccagctcctgctggagctctggCCTGGCACAAACCCATGGAAATACTCACAAGCCATAGGCAGTTCCCAGCTGGTGCTCGGGGACCACGAAGGCCACCATGGGCCACAGGGCACAGGCCAGCAGGGAATAGGCCACACCCAGCAGGCACTGGGACACAGGACAACAAACAGGGTTACAGCACAGGCACACCCCAAAAATTCAGGTATtgcccttccctttccccaaaAGGAGCTCAAGAAACACTTTGTGCAAGGAAATTCTACAAAAATATCCACACTTGGAACTGGAGTGACCcccaaaataaattctgtgttttgacTGAACACCCCCCAGAGCTGCACCTCACCAGAAAAATGCttgaaaagcaaagtttttaaTCCCTGCCCCACTGGTGAGCATCATAACCCTCAGCTCCaaataggaaatatttcctgaaatatttcctgaaatCTGCTCTCAGTAATCCAAGTTTTTACAAAGGTACAATTCAGCACATCAGAGGCAGTCTGAGTAATGGTAATAAGCTTCAGAAATAAactaaaagaagaatttttaggAGAAAGGAGAGCAGTTTCAATAATAGTAATAAGCTTCAGAGATAaactaaaataagaatttttaggagaaaaagagagcagtttgaataatagaaataaaatttagaaataaactAAACAATTTTTAGGAGAAAAGAGAGCAGTTTGAGTAAGagacttcagaaataaattacaagAGGAATTTTTAGGAGAGAAGTGAGCACCTGGCACAGGAATTCAGTAATGGAGTGAGGAATCTTTTCCACCTCCCAACACACAGAATAATTCAGTGCCAACCCCAGTgcttgttttgtatttctgaaatgaGGATCTGACATTGTCTTTGGGTGTAAATCCCAGGAAATGAGGTTACCATGGCTATCCAGGGGTTCCAGAAGGTGAAGGCCAGCAGGATGTGTGAGGCCAGCGTGGTcaccacagcacacagcacccAGATGATGTTCTTGCCAACTTTATCCACCAGCAGCCCGAACACCGGGGACATGGGGGCTGAGATGATGTACACCACACTGCACCAGAGGGAAATCAAAGATTTAACACTCACAGAGGCCTCTCTTAACTCtgaggacaaaaggaaaaaacaccctCACCCAAATcccaataatttaaaatttccaaagGTTTGAGGACACAAAAGTGCTCAGCACTCAAGGAAACAGTGACAGACTCTGAGCCCAGCAGGGGTTTTCTTGTGGGGTTTTATTGCTTTGGGGTTTGGCCACATCACAAATTCATCCTCAAATGACCAAAATTGAGTTCCTTTAGTGCTGTTATtaaacctttattttatttatttattaaaccTTAATTGCTGTTATTAAACTTTTATCACTCAGCAAAGAATCACTAAATAGTAAGATAAAACCcttcagagctttttctttccagtgggaacatctgtttttaataaaaaacatgtTCACATTTCCCAGTTATTCCTTGGGTCTTGTAAATTATTTCTCCACTTAAATGCAGCTCACAGGAGATCCCAAACCTCTTCCCACCTGCCCAGAGCCCAAAAACACATCCTAAAACCTGGCAGTGTTCCTTATTAAATCAATCCCAATATACCTGTTAATTGCACTGGCTTCTTGAGGGGAAAACCGGaatttttcaataaagaaaaccctgagggaaggaaaaaaatccatttaggAAAATGCAGACTTGAAGGATGTGCAATCAAAATTAAGTTAGACAAAGACATGAGAATCTCAtttatggaaaaattaaatagagcTTTGCCATAAATATCCCAGATTCtcatttataattaatttagGAGCTTGTTATCAGACTCCACAGACTTTAATTTAAGGATCATTCAAATTATACTTTGGGGAAAACATAAGAAGTTCATAATGAAAATTTCACCCAAATAGTGAGCTGTAAATTTGGAAGGAATCCTACAGGACACCAAATTCCATCCCATGTTTTAAACCTGTACCCAGTTTTAATCAGGAAAGCAAACTGAGTTCTGACAACTCAGAGTGGCAATTCCCACAAAGCACAGCTGATAAATGTGGAGTTTTTAAGGATTTTGGTTAAAAGCTTGGCCAGATTCCAAGGGAATTGCTGGAAGGGTGAGTGGCACTTACTTCCCCAGGCCAATGAAAGGGAAAACTGCAGCGTAGTAACAGACACAGATGACAAAGATGAGCCACAAGGACAAGGAGAAATCCTTCACATCCGTCAGCTTGATCACTTCTCCTGCAGAGGGGTGAGACACAGCATGGAATCACTCAGATAAACAAATCTGGGATTCATCCCCACTGGAGAACACCCAGgtgatcccaaatccctgcccctgcctggAGATCAAAGGTAACatcccaaaccagtctgggattccacTGGATCTCAaattgagtttatttttaattggcCTGAGTTCTCCCCCATGGAAAACTCAACCCAGCACACACTGACAGGGAAGAGCTCCATGGTTCTGCATCCCTTGAGGAAATCAACTCCAAGAAAACCCAGAGCCAGTGGCAATGACACCAAAAAATGATGATTAGGACTGTGGAGATGTTGAGCAGCAGCCCCTTGAATGACCTGAAATGCAAACCAGCCCAGTGCAGGgtcagctccagcccagccccagcactcaCCTGTTTTCCCCTGCTCCTTACAAAGCagtttctctgctctcctgtccAGGTAAGCCAGGATTAAAGCACAGCCCAGTGAGAACAGACAAGTGACTCCACCTGAAGAAGGCAACACCACGTGCTCAGCTGACAACTCGAgcagtaatttgatttttcagccCAATTAGTACAGTTTGTGTTGGACACATCAAGGTACACCAGCAGCTTTAAGGCCCAAGAGCTGCACAGCTCCAAGGTTCAGGTGTAAAACCGAAGCCTGACACATGTGGCACACACCTGCCTTGGAGCACAAACATGtacattcatttattttatttaaaacatcaCCACCACTCACCCTCAGCACGGCCAAGCTCCTCACCTGCACCTTGCAGGAACAGAAACAAAGCCTGGCCTTATCCCCAACACCAAAATCTCCATGCCCATGGCTCTGAGGGAAGGGAACACACCCCAAAATTGTTCAAATTTCACTTCTACAATCAGATACCCACAGGCAAGCTTGGACACTCCTCAGAAAAATTTTCAAGCCTGTCCTTTGCTGAGagaatgtgaaatatttcatctcCACAAGACACAAACTTGAATTTGGCAACCCCAAAAATGCCACAGCATTTCAGGAGCTGCAGTAACccaagagaaaatgagaatatgaTACAAGAGGTGCTGGAATTGCTCTTCCTAAGCTCAAACAGATTTGTGCTGTTTTTAAGTGGttaataaatgcttttaagtGGTTAATAAATGTTTCTAAATGGTCAATAAATGCTATTAAGTGGTTAATAATGAACACACATGCAGATGACACAAGCCAAACCATCACTGACCTATGAGCAGAGCCAGGCCGAGGGTGCTggggccagcagagcccaggagatCCTGAACTCTGGAGTAGATCCATCCCATGATATTCATGTTCACCGTGCTCCCCTaggcacagcagagccaagtGAAGatcccagcatttcccagctccagggaacaCCAGGCACTAGTGTTTATCATTAAAATGCTAGCCAGGGAACTTAAAGCAGGACAGAAATGATTCCCTGCTGGGCTGGTAACAAATGAATCGTTGCAACAtcacaaactgaaattttacaCAAGGCTGGGAGAGTTCTCACTTATGAGAAGTGAATAAACCCACATGCACGAGCTCAGAAATGGAGCTGAATTAAATTCAGGATTCCCAGCTGACAGGTAccaggaaaaatcccattttccccttcttttgCCCTCAGAGAAGGACCCATGGCTGCAATCCCAAGGCTGCCACCAGCTGAGCACTGGTGaacatcccccagccccagtTGGGAGCAGCTGCACTGGTTAAAAACCCCCAGAATGAGCCATGAAATGAGgagcccagctcctctctccattCCCAGCTGTGCAAACTCACAATTCTGGCCATGCTGAGCTGCAATCCAAACACCAGGTTCAGCTCCTTGCCCTTGAACCAGCTCACTGCATACGTGTTCTGAGCCACCGCCAAGGACTCGCCCCCGATCCTGcacaaccaaccaaaacatCTCCAATGCAGCAGGCAAAGATAAAAGCTTTGGCAAGAGCAGAATTCCAGAGGAATCTGGCTGTGCACAAGCAGATTTAATGGGTATTTATATAGACAAGGCAACAGAAATCAAAGATTTCAAAAGGGAATTGTGGTGATTGAAGAATGATTGGTGGCTCCAGTTTTTGATTCAGCAGCACCTGCAAAGTCCTGGGCTTTGTTTTCTAAGTTacataagaaaaagaaggggagaTCTTGAATTCCTCAGCTTCAGAGGTCTCAGAATCCACCAATTTCGATTCCAAGTGGCAGCACTTTTCTAGGAGAGCTCTCTAGGGTTAGTTTTTGTAGTTTCTGGATGGCCTTACCTCAAAGAGCACAAACCTGCCGTTCCACACTCACCCAAATATGAATCTGCCCACTTCCATCAGCCAGAAGGTGTTGAACAGTGCTCCCAGAGCAAAAACCACCTGCAAACAGCAGTGAGGGAGAGTGAAAATTGTGCATTTCAGGTATGGAACAAAGCTGAACTGCctgaaaacaggaacaaaaatgcttttcccttcccagaaaTACTTCACAGTCCTGCTCCTTTTGGCTTTTGCTCCTT
The Parus major isolate Abel chromosome 9, Parus_major1.1, whole genome shotgun sequence DNA segment above includes these coding regions:
- the MFSD1 gene encoding major facilitator superfamily domain-containing protein 1 isoform X7; this translates as MAEEERALLGSDGGDGGGSPGPPRALPAACDPRRLPHRLLVLTLMCFLGFGSYFCYDNPAALQTQVQRDMKVNTAQFMALYAWYSWPNVVLCFFGGFLIDRVFGIRLGTVIFSIFVCVGQVVFALGALFNTFWLMEVGRFIFGIGGESLAVAQNTYAVSWFKGKELNLVFGLQLSMARIGSTVNMNIMGWIYSRVQDLLGSAGPSTLGLALLIGGVTCLFSLGCALILAYLDRRAEKLLCKEQGKTGEVIKLTDVKDFSLSLWLIFVICVCYYAAVFPFIGLGKVFFIEKFRFSPQEASAINSVVYIISAPMSPVFGLLVDKVGKNIIWVLCAVVTTLASHILLAFTFWNPWIAMCLLGVAYSLLACALWPMVAFVVPEHQLGTAYGFMQSIQNLGLAVIAIAAGMILDTRGYLFLEVFFSACVCLSLIAVVLLYFVNHLTGGDLNWSAKKRAKLQKAAASE
- the MFSD1 gene encoding major facilitator superfamily domain-containing protein 1 isoform X8, translated to MAEEERALLGSDGGDGGGSPGPPRALPAACDPRRLPHRLLVLTLMCFLGFGSYFCYDNPAALQTQVQRDMKVNTAQFMALYAWYSWPNVVLCFFGGFLIDRVFGIRLGTVIFSIFVCVGQVVFALGALFNTFWLMEVGRFIFGIGGESLAVAQNTYAVSWFKGKELNLVFGLQLSMARIGSTVNMNIMGWIYSRVQDLLGSAGPSTLGLALLIGGVTCLFSLGCALILAYLDRRAEKLLCKEQGKTGEVIKLTDVKDFSLSLWLIFVICVCYYAAVFPFIGLGKVFFIEKFRFSPQEASAINSVVYIISAPMSPVFGLLVDKVGKNIIWVLCAVVTTLASHILLAFTFWNPWIAMCLLGVAYSLLACALWPMVAFVVPEHQLGTAYGFMQSIQNLGLAVIAIAAGMILDTRGYLFLEVFFSACVCLSLIAVVLLYFVNHLTGGDLNWSAKKRAKLQKAAASE
- the MFSD1 gene encoding major facilitator superfamily domain-containing protein 1 isoform X17; translation: MAEEERALLGSDGGDGGGSPGPPRALPAACDPRRLPHRLLVLTLMCFLGFGSYFCYDNPAALQTQVQRDMKVNTAQFMALYAWYSWPNVVLCFFGGFLIDRVFGIRLGTVIFSIFVCVGQVVFALGALFNTFWLMEVGRFIFGIGGESLAVAQNTYAVSWFKGKELNLVFGLQLSMARIGSTVNMNIMGWIYSRVQDLLGSAGPSTLGLALLIGGVTCLFSLGCALILAYLDRRAEKLLCKEQGKTGEVIKLTDVKDFSLSLWLIFVICVCYYAAVFPFIGLGKVFFIEKFRFSPQEASAINSVVYIISAPMSPVFGLLVDKVGKNIIWVLCAVVTTLASHILLAFTFWNPWIAMCLLGVAYSLLACALWPMVAFVVPEHQLGTAYGLHGE
- the MFSD1 gene encoding major facilitator superfamily domain-containing protein 1 isoform X13, whose amino-acid sequence is MAEEERALLGSDGGDGGGSPGPPRALPAACDPRRLPHRLLVLTLMCFLGFGSYFCYDNPAALQTQVQRDMKVNTAQFMALYAWYSWPNVVLCFFGGFLIDRVFGIRLGTVIFSIFVCVGQVVFALGALFNTFWLMEVGRFIFGIGGESLAVAQNTYAVSWFKGKELNLVFGLQLSMARIGSTVNMNIMGWIYSRVQDLLGSAGPSTLGLALLIGGVTCLFSLGCALILAYLDRRAEKLLCKEQGKTGEVIKLTDVKDFSLSLWLIFVICVCYYAAVFPFIGLGKVFFIEKFRFSPQEASAINSVVYIISAPMSPVFGLLVDKVGKNIIWVLCAVVTTLASHILLAFTFWNPWIAMCLLGVAYSLLACALWPMVAFVVPEHQLGTAYGFSSRSGAGIPACFGDGIWAEPEAGDRHRNFCKATEP